The Leishmania infantum JPCM5 WGS CACT00000000 data, contig 10, whole genome shotgun sequence sequence CTCGTGCGCTTCTGTCTCCccttcgctgccgtggcggtgcgtcgCACCCCCACCGGCCTGCTGTCCTGACCCTTTTCGCTTGTGCGCATGCCATCAAGTGGCCCATCTGCTCCCGCTGTGCACGCCTCGCAGTCTCACTTGCATGTCTCCTCACCACTGCCTCCGCCCAatcactccctctctcctcgcctcctttCACTCTTTGCTCGCGTCGCCCATCCGTCTGCCCCCTCTcacaacgcacgcgcacaaacgaACGAACACCGACAACGCgtacgtgcacgtgcgacAACAACAATGCatgcatatatatgcatatgcgtgtacttgtgcgtgcgtgtacgctGTCAAGAGGCTCTCCTTGGCTCTCTCCCAttcgccgccctccgccctcctctccagctcTGTCGCGCCATCTCGACTCCCCTGTGGTTCGCTCTGCTGTGCACCTCCGCTTCACCTTTCTCAGCATTTCGGCGCGAGGTTTCGAAGATGGGGTGCAAGTTCACCTTTCTCGTCTACGCGATCCTCCAGCTCATCGCGTTCCTTTCCGTGCTGATCGGTACGCCGCTGGACATGTTTCGTGGTGACGTGAACATTTTTGACAAAAGGCCGTGCGTGACCTTATGGGGATATAAGGTGATGTGCGATAGCATCGTGTACGTCGACTCGACGGACACAAAGTGGAACCGGTGCCACAACCGACGCAATCGTTTCCGCGCCAGTGAGGCGTTGGCTGTCATCTCCATCATGGTGTACTGCGCGGCCTTCGTCTTGGGCTTCATTATGCTGTTCTGCTGCTCTTTGCTCCGCTGGGTATGCCTGGCGCTCAACGTCGTTGGCCTCTTAACGTTGGGCATCACCTGGGGCCTTATGGTGACGGAGTTCAACAAGGGTGACGGCCCACTTTGCCCTCCTCTGAAGAACAACTACAAGTTTGGCTACGGCTTCTTTCTCCTGTTGGTGGCCTGGGTCCTGGATCTCGTCGACATCGTCTTCTTGCTGTTCCCGGCTCACACAAAGGACTCCGTTGAGAGTGCAAACTCAAACGAATATATACCTCTTGAGTAGGCGGAAGggagccgcaggaggcggaggggcggTGTTGCTAGCCGCGCGGCAGCTTCGCGACGACGCGCTCGTGGAGgagccggcggagctgatgTCAGCGTgccagagggagggagcgagggcTGCGGATACTCGCCCCTGCCCTTCGCCGGCAGCTCTccgtctgctgctcgctgccctctcgtgcgtgcgcgtgaggtgcgccgcacgcgctgccgaggGGGCGCAGACGTGCAGGCACGCCCTGGCATGCACATGCCGAGGAGCCGCTCTCGCTTTCTGCGCTTCCGCGTCTCTTTCTCCGTTTCCCGTCGTGCTGCATTGCTGTCGAGTGCCAGTGCGGCGTATGCGGGCACTTGCTGACGTGTTCATGGTTTCTCCCTCGCCTGTCTTCGTcttctcgtgcgtgtgccgcttgTTGAGCTTTCCGCCTCTCGCCTCGCTGTTGCCTTTTCTGCTGACCTGCGCAGCGGTCTGCGCGTtgtggtgggcagcgcacCCTTGACGGCGACCCGC is a genomic window containing:
- a CDS encoding amastin-like surface protein, putative, with protein sequence MGCKFTFLVYAILQLIAFLSVLIGTPLDMFRGDVNIFDKRPCVTLWGYKVMCDSIVYVDSTDTKWNRCHNRRNRFRASEALAVISIMVYCAAFVLGFIMLFCCSLLRWVCLALNVVGLLTLGITWGLMVTEFNKGDGPLCPPLKNNYKFGYGFFLLLVAWVLDLVDIVFLLFPAHTKDSVESANSNEYIPLE